In the genome of Impatiens glandulifera chromosome 6, dImpGla2.1, whole genome shotgun sequence, the window aaagaaaaataaattaaaaaatacatttttatttagatagtttggataatttagataatcctaatccaattTGAACTCAATCCGAACCGatctcaatccaatccgaaatatccaatTCGAATTAGTATTTAGAATTTGGATTGGATTTCGGATTAATCCACCCAATGCTCATCTGATCACTATGTTTTTTGGTTACCATTTGTTACACTAGAAGACTTAGTAGAATTTTTTAGTATTGAAATatcattttaagaaataattgaaaaattTTGGATCACCAATTAGAATGTGGAAAAGCATAAaaacataatgtttttttttggtcTATTCATAACTAAGATACCGATGTCACCTACTATTATTTGATTAAACTGAATACAAATTTTGTATCATTTAAAATCTCTACTATTATCAAACAAAATGAACAAGAAAAAATCTCTACTATTATCAAACAAAatgaacaagaaaaataataatctccttattttaagaaaaagtaTTTAAATTGATGTTCTCCCAAAATATAACTGAGTAAATGTTTCAAACATATAACTGAATCCAAAatagtttggataatccaaaATAAATTGTTTCAGGTTATAAGAAagtagaaaattaatattttcctAATGGGACTTATAATATAATCTTACTCCAAACTAAACTACTTTAAATCTAgtgaaagagaaaaagaaaattaggaTTATAAAAAATTGGAGTTGGGTAGATTATCAATTGACACGATTCATCTATAGCTTATTAAATAGAGTATTAACAACTCATTCAATTAGTTACACCATACtaatccaaattaaaaaaataaaataataatagggGTCTGAAATAATAGGATAAGAAAGTTAAACTGTGTCATTCGGTTAAGTGGATATTAGTTATTCAgttaactttaattattaaatttacttcattatcttatatatattattaattaatttgactatccttaaatttagataaatattatcaattcaataaatgatatcatttttttttcaaaaactcaatcaaataaattttatttttaattccaAGTTTATCCACttctaacataaaaataaaaacactgaaattattaaataaaaattatgaaatttacaTTTTCATACTATTGgaataatatatctaatttcaatttcataatctaaatgataaaaaaaaacaacaacccCAATTTCAATTCCACTTCAACACTAGTTCCATTATTAGTATTGTCATTATAACTTGCCCAATTGAAAAGAAAAcacatcaaacaaaaaaaattgtacatAAAACAcatcttatttaaataagttttttactTCATACCGGTGAGGCCGTCCTCACGTCTTTGCTCCGCGCTCCATCGTGTGATTGTTCGTTCTTCCACATAAAAATTCTCTAGACACGACGAAAACTCACAAGGTTCTTCCTTTGAGTTTACATGAATAGCAAGCAATGTCTTTGCCACGCTTCCACAAAGTCGAATTGCACATTCATAATCTGACCAAACTCTCAACCTTCGCGCAAAACAATCCTCTTTTTCATACAGAACAAGCACAGCATACTCCGAATGCACCATAGAAGGATGGTGCCTATACGCAACATAATCCACACCATATTGAGCTCCAGACCTTACCACCCAATTCCTATCACGAAGATGAGAATAAACCTTAAACGAGTAAGGGAAAGTTTCTCTTTTTGATTTCATGAATTTCCATAGCTCGTCGTCATTTTTCGAATTTCCTTCTTCATCAAGGATCTTAAGACATTTGAGACTGTGGGAGAGGTAAAAGGCTTCCTCTAGAGTTAACTGAAACCATTGATTGTTTTCTTCTTGTGCGGTTCTAGTGGGTCGACCAAAACAGGCACGACTAAGAAGCTCAGCTTGTTCTGCTCCAACTTCAAGAAGGATAACGCAACCCGAGAGGAGTCCATGAGAATTTGTTGACTCAAGTAGTGAAGATTGAAGCTGTGAAATTATCTTTGACATGGGATCAGAATGAGCCTTAGCTTCTGCTCCCTTCCCCTTCCACCTTGGACCCATTATgcctatatatattattgaaaaacatCCGAGGTGTTAATGGATGTTTGAACACAACAAAAAAGCatgaatgaaaaagaagaagaaaaagaagaagaaaaagacgGAGGAAGAAACGGGGATAGATTGAAAAAGGAACACAATGCAAAATTACCATCTAAATAAGCTCATAAAGAATTTACAAATACCCAAAAGGTTCctgtgaaaaatatgaaaaatactGCAAACTTGAGAGGATAGCtgataaattttatcattacaaTACAACTCAAGGTCTTATTTAatcttagtttatttaaataacgaaatggttattttaaaataattttatttgattagaaGTTATTGAAAATTGGATTATTTGGGCAAAAAGTCATTATGGATATTAATATACAATGTAATTGATATTGTAATTGATGAGATTGATCAGTAATTTAAATACTTGGAATGTTggatagtgggttatttgaaataatattaaatagaccacatcaaacaaggacCCATAGATTAGGAAACTATAGCAAGTAAGGGCAAACTTAGTTTTAGAAACGAAGTGACAGAATACTAATCATAAATCATTATTAACTGATGTTGCAAACAAGAAGGGCAGAAGAAACTTTTCACTGCAAGGAGATTGAAAGCAGAACAGCAATCACCATCTGGTTCCGGGAGCTTTAGAAGAGAATGATGAGTGGGAAAAAATGGACAAAACGagctaaggaagaagagagtGGAAGAAAGGGGATCATAAGGTGTCGTTCCAGTAGAAAGAAAGAATGGGGCTGTTATTTCTGTAAATAGGGTTAGGCTTTATATGGAATCGAGTGGAGGGGCTATTCTCTGTTTGGCTGTCAATGAAAATTTGATTGAGATTTATTTGATAATGGAATTATgcgatttcaataaaaaaagaaggaatTATGTAATTTCAGTTGGGTTGGAAGTTGGAACCCTTTTATCAAGCTTTGGAAAGGTACAATTGCAATTAGCATAACCCAATTTAGACCcgtacatattttaaaaatatcgaAATAAATCAAGCATTTTTTAGAAAACTGTTGATAGGGTGAAAGTTTGTTCTTCTGTCAAAGAAACCATTTTGATTCAATTGTACCTATTCCTGTGAGCCAAGctttctatatttttatattgaacTATTCCTGCCTATGTTTGTTACTTAACATTTTACTAACGAATGCTCTTTAATTTCCAGTTATGTGTGTTTCATAACTCTGAGAGATGAACTAAGAAGCCTTATGCTTCCTAGCACAGGAGATAGAGTATGACCACTTATATCAGAATGGCGTTCTAAGAAATGTTATAATGTGTATTCTAATCGATTATATAACGCTTAATTATTGGCTGATTTCTCTTTTCAAAGTTGGTTAGTTCGACCAGAGCCTTTAAGTTCTCCTTCTTTATTTTTCTGATTAAGTTCAACCAGAGCTTTCAAGATTCCATTCTTTTACAGACTTTGAGATCTCTTTTAAAGGAGTTTGAATTCTGAAATTCAAGAGactatatatttatgaaattcattttcaaatacatAGTAATCTAGGCTGAAAACTTCAATTGTTTCTTCGAAATagcttaaattaaaaaagtaatgtGAACATACAAATACTCAACCTCTCAAACATGCATTATCTCTTCCACCTACGGCTTACACTAGTTTTGTTATAACAGTCTTGAGATATTGATTGACAGAATGTCGACACTAATTTCACactatgttaatatttttgttttctttggttttatGACAAGGAGGTAGTGTGTGATCCAAAAGCTATCATTGGTGAAGTTTCCAAGACTCGTCATGCTATACAGTAAGAACTGCTCGACTCTAttattgaagattttttttctagaatGTAGCTATCTAATCCACGGCCCATGGGTATTTTGAAGGAAAAAATACTAGACAATTTAGGGATGTAATTGTCTGCAGCTAGGGCCACTCAAGAGTATTCTTAATGGCTCGCCCATATCAAGAAACTCGGAGACTGAAATCTAGTGTAGAATATTTAATAGAAACAAAGAGATTTAGTTCCCACCACCTGGAATACTACAAGGTTCAACTCTCATTCCACAATTATTGTTTCCCCTCTTATTGGTCTATCTTTAAGCCCCAATGAGATGACATTATTATTGTCCTGGGTTTGCTAAAAGGAGCACAGCATAGACATAGTTTTTCCGTTCAATAATGATAACATATAATAGTTAGAATAATAAGCGTCTTTAATTGGAGACTGAGTACTGCTAGAATACCCACACACGGAAAGACTAGAAGCAAACCATAGCAATTTCTAGTTTATATAACCGCTTGTCTGCGCAattattcatcttttttttggTATGCTGCAATCATAAAAGCTAATTGCATCTATTAGATTATAGTTAACCAAGACTAGCAGCAAACCATAGCATTTACTGGTTATAAAGCTAATTGCATCTAATAGACTATAGTTAAACAAGACTAGCAGCATTTACTAGTTTTTATAACCGACTTGTCTGCGCAATTATTCATCTTTTTTCCCATATGCTGCAATTATAAAAGCTAATTACATCTAATAAACCATAGTTAACCAATCTAGCAGCAAACCATAGCAATTACTAGTTTATATAACCGATTGTCTAGTTTTTAAGAACATTAGCATAAGAAATCAAATTGAAAAGTGTATTCTAATGTCTGTTTCAGGGACGCAAGAGATAGCAATCAATCATTGAGCAATTTTTGCATAATTTATTCCGAAATTTGTTTTCCGTTTTCTGCCTTTATCAATATAATTCTATTAGTAGTTGGTTTGTTCTTCCCAAGGTAATGCCTTTgcttttgtttgaaaattttgaagtgATTGTTATTCATCAGTTTTCACAAGAGAATCAAAATGCTTTAGTTGAACAACATTGGGATTAGCTGAATAATTGTCTTCTTTAACTTCATTTGTTACTAGAGCTTCtaatttttcttctctttcagCCCTAATCCTGTTAAGGCGTGTCTTATAATTTGAAGGGATTCCCACTTTAATAAGCAAAAAACTTGTTTCTTTTGAGGAGTTTTAGTAAAAGTTGACACTTGAAGGACTgtttgttgggttttctttAGGGGGTCGAAAACTGCACTAAACTACATAATCAAATTGGAAAGGGACTTAAATGAAACCTGAGGAGTTAAGGACTAACCTAAACAGTGTAAGCTAGGAAGCGAAGGTGGTTGAGACGTCGGCTACGGGAGGTGGCTGATACGCCGACGCCGGCGCCAGGAGATGGTTGATACGCCGGCGGCGGAAGGTGGTTGAGACGTCGGCGGCGGGAGGTGGCTGTAGGGAAAGTTCTGTGAGAAAACAGACTGAGGGTTTTGAGTTAGTTTATTTTGGGGTTAGTGCCttttaatcaatattatttttttaatttattgaatctTATTTGtggtgaatttttttattaaaattaagaagtatataatatatgctttttttaattaaataatatattaattataaaagagtatatgaagtttttaaatttgatattataatatatataaataaatataagagattttaagtttaataattaattaataagttctatcacttaatttcaaaatacatattaatttaaatcataaatattatatataaaataagtaatatatatatatatattaaattctcatattatacatataatttaattattatttattttaaacaaaaataataaaaggatcaatataattagagaaaaatcAGTTTGATGCATTgtgttttacatttttttttttattaaatttgaaaaaaaaggaCAACGTTCCACAAATACTTAACCATTTAAATAGATGCAGAACTTGTCGTCTGATGGGTTCGAATCTATGACCTTAGGGTGAGAATATCCACCACTTGTTGCCGCAGCTAAAAGAGGGGATAAAAATATGGCTACAAGGGGTTAATcacataacccgcaaacacacttaactaggCACATAACTTGTCGTCTAACGGGCTCAAACCCATGACCTTATGGTTAATATTCACATCTTGTTATCGCTAAGATAGAAGAAGAGTTAAAGTTGGGACAACCTAAGACCTTAGGGTGAAAATATTCACTTCTTGTTACTGTTAGGCTAAAATAATAttcactttttaaataattagttaatttatttaaacttaaaaaataaataatttaaaataaaatatttgtaatatgttgttttcaaatatatatatattattttgaatttttaataattatatatatatatatatattattttatattgttcaTATTCATACATAACTTCATcttaattagttattaaaatattgtaaaaaataatttttaatttttaatcttgatatattatttatttttaagtgtgCAAGTGGTAAAAGTTGTCTTTAAAGATAAAGTTTAGGGATTTGATTTTAACTGATAATACTTCAAAAAAGTGGAGATAACAATAACAATGAAATGTTAGGTTACTTCtgattaattcaaaatatttatatattttaaatttttgtatgtttttaattttacaaagtATTAGGTTTCTTTTTACTTGTGTGTGAATTGTCAACTAAACAACAAACTGTACTAATCCCTCCCTTAAAGAAGACCAAACATGCAATacgattatatataaaatgcaCATTTACAAATTTGAAACAAACAATACTTATCATTTTGTCGTCGCCCtcataatcatcatcatcttcatcaattTTTTCGTTGACAACATATATGGTCTAAACATGAAGGGCTTTAATGGTTGAGACAACCTAGTAGTCGCCTTACTCCTCTCATTAATCGTTATTTTTGTTATTcatcaaaaagaaaaaatgataacaaatttgataaggagatatttgtttaactttttttcatcAGTTTACTGAATTTACCTTCATTTCTCAGTCAACCAAATGTATCATTTCTTACATAATATACATCTCATATTTACTAATCTCAATAACCTCACTATTGCACATAACTATCTCAACATTACCAACATCTTTTACATTCATTTTTGAcaaaccaacaatctcatcatATCACTAACCTCTTTATCTTAACCTCTTCAGTAgaccaacaatctcattcatatttaaccaccaatatttttgattttccaATTAGTCTCTCATATTATTAATCTCTCATCTTATCCATCGGCaaaaccaaccacaaatctcTTATCACTGACAAAGCCAATGATTGTGACCTCACGATCCTTTATTACCTACCTTTTATTCCTcgacaaactaaccaccaatctcaatcgaccccTATATTCTCGTCTCAATGTTATAGACCTATCACGTGATCTCACAATCATTTATTACCGCCCCTATCACTCGGTAAACCAActaccaatcacaatcgacctctaatctcgtgacatCACAATCCTTTATTATCAATCTCTTGTTCCTCGCCAAAGAAattaccaatctcaatcacTAACAAAACCAATTACCGTGACCTAACGATCCTTTATTACATGCcttttatccctcgacaaatcaaccactaatctcaatcgaccACTATATTCTCATCCCAATGTTAAAAAGATTTATCTCGTGACATCACTATCCTTTGTTATCAAACTCTTATTCCTCGTCAACCCAACCACACGCTTCTTATTTCTCGGTAAATGAAccattaatataaattgatcTCTAATCTTTCGACAAATCAACTACCATCTAAATCAATCTTTAACCCCgtactttggtcaatcaaatggatgattcatatattttaaccgTCAATATCTTATTTGTTATGACCTCTTATTCACACATATAATTTACTTATAGATGTATTTGCAAGGATTCGAACTCTTGTCTCGAGTGTGTAAGGTGATCACTTAAACCATGAGACCACTTAtgattaatgtattttatttataattttgtgtatgcatctTATTGTATATTTACATTGTTTTGAAAACTGTTTCGGTCATCAATCCGTTTTTTTTTTGTCCTTCGGTCTGACCGATTCAACTGGTTGAAtcggatttttaattttttttaaatatattaatacataaattatatatataagtcagatatgtatatacaaaataatcaaataaatactaattaaattcaataattgtcaattaaatttatattataccaAATATTCATAATTCCCTCCAATCAAATTAACAAACCCTAATAAACACTTGTAAGTTGTAACTGATTTCATCAACATCACTTGCAAATTAGTCATATTTCTTCACCAAAATTCAGTAATGGCTCCCGGTATCCGAGGGAGGAAGTTATCATTCGAAATTCTTGGCACTTATTCTCTTCTAAACCCAAACACATCAGATTGAATAACCCTAATCTCATTCTATTGCAACTTCAGGATTAAGATATAGTGATATGAAATTAAAAGTTCGGAACAGACGAATGAAGTTAATTGGTGGAATGATTCCTAGATAACATCAGAGTTTTCACAGATAAAACAAATTTGTGCAATCATACTTCAAGTAGTTGTCGgtataatagtatatatatatacacgaaCATGCGTTTCCATACTTCAACCTGTTGTGTTCTGCTTCGCTTGAACCACGATTCCTCCTGTCCTATCTCCTCTATAGTCTTTTTCCTCGATCCTTTCGCCCTACCGATGAGTTCCAGCTAAAGAGCAACGTAGATCTGAAGAACAGCCGTAGATCTAAGGTGAGTTAAGTTTTTAactattaaggaagagattagagAGCCCTGTATCAATGTCATGCCATATTCGTCTTTCTTCTTAGTGTCTCTTACTTCTTTCGAACCGGAGGAATCAGGAAAGAAAGAGCCCTGCTCTGtattagagaaagaaaataaatcaaataataatagattatatAATAACCTTTCCAACCGGAAATAATCGGTTTGATTTTCCGGTTGAACCGTCTGGTTGGACTAGAATTTGACCGGTTTGAAAGGTGACCGTTTTGAAGACAAAATCTAGACCGCTCAATAAACTGTTTCGCGATCGAACTGGTTAGACCGCTAACCGGTTcgaccgcgtattttaaaacattgTTATTTGTAactattaaatttcattttttttataaaattcacaaataacatttccatttatattaataagttaaagctattttttcaatataaaaatatatattatttatcattttgtgttaaatataaaatgtagacaaatatgttaggatcgggatcaatGATAGAGACGGGAGTCTGACTATGTTGAACGTTTACACAattcgtttgatattaactctgttaaaatTTAATATCGGTTTTTATTCTTTgcaagtcgtcacaaactcttgaaccgagtttaagtacggaaatgtttgtttcaacttaaaGCGGCACAACATGATTAAGATGATGTAATGAAAAGGAACACAGGACACATAaaatgtttatggatgttcggcgTCAAAGCTTTTACGTCACCCATTTTTCTCAaacttgagaaggatattcactagaagatttggttcaatacaacacttgtacaaaccCTAGTCGAACAACCATGACCTAGTTACTGTCTattttcgaactcctagcacacacactctgttgaacagaaacaaattCTGCCAACTTACAATGTTAACCAACTTACATAGAATAtctagtattgtaatacacttttaacaCTATAGTATACTTGAAATCTTGT includes:
- the LOC124942002 gene encoding tRNA-splicing endonuclease subunit Sen2-2-like, which codes for MGPRWKGKGAEAKAHSDPMSKIISQLQSSLLESTNSHGLLSGCVILLEVGAEQAELLSRACFGRPTRTAQEENNQWFQLTLEEAFYLSHSLKCLKILDEEGNSKNDDELWKFMKSKRETFPYSFKVYSHLRDRNWVVRSGAQYGVDYVAYRHHPSMVHSEYAVLVLYEKEDCFARRLRVWSDYECAIRLCGSVAKTLLAIHVNSKEEPCEFSSCLENFYVEERTITRWSAEQRREDGLTGMK